The following coding sequences are from one Candidatus Endomicrobium procryptotermitis window:
- a CDS encoding LptF/LptG family permease, with protein MKTLYLYVSRKFLTIFSFTSFAFGFIVLISELFRELSFYMENKTPFLIVIQHLVSNVPWWIIQVLPVSTLLALLFSLGDLAKKNEITAMKAAGINMWRIIVLFMTLGILIGGADLAIRELIVPHTTAFNEKVRKEKIQKEKIQMQTEFKNLIVSLPNNVRMTVGYIDTKEKLMKDIILEKYSEDFYIERLVLAAEGVWKNKTWTLRNGVIREFGTGLWNEIYFKDYESDIHLKPDDFAFKKMRYEMMNTYDFQKYIYQLQMFAKTALKERIVLNIRYASVFCHLVVMMIGIPFALGIGPRFGKILSFTMAVVASFIYWGVQAITQSLGENAILTPFMSAWLPNFIFFAIGIVLLIRVKK; from the coding sequence ATGAAGACTTTATATTTGTACGTAAGTAGAAAATTTCTTACGATATTTTCTTTCACGTCATTCGCTTTCGGTTTTATTGTCCTTATATCTGAGCTTTTTAGAGAGCTTAGTTTTTATATGGAAAATAAAACTCCTTTTTTAATAGTTATTCAGCATCTCGTTTCAAATGTACCTTGGTGGATAATACAGGTTCTCCCTGTTTCCACTTTGCTTGCATTGCTTTTTTCATTAGGCGATCTGGCAAAAAAAAATGAAATAACAGCAATGAAAGCTGCCGGAATAAATATGTGGCGAATAATTGTTTTGTTTATGACGCTTGGTATTTTGATAGGCGGAGCTGATTTGGCTATCAGAGAACTTATTGTTCCACACACTACTGCGTTTAATGAAAAAGTAAGAAAAGAAAAAATACAAAAAGAAAAAATACAGATGCAGACAGAGTTTAAAAATCTTATAGTTTCTCTTCCGAACAATGTCCGTATGACAGTTGGATACATAGATACTAAAGAAAAGCTCATGAAAGATATTATTCTTGAAAAATACAGTGAAGATTTTTATATAGAAAGGCTGGTTCTCGCCGCAGAAGGAGTTTGGAAAAATAAAACATGGACTCTTAGAAATGGCGTTATAAGAGAGTTTGGGACAGGTTTATGGAATGAAATTTATTTTAAAGATTACGAATCCGACATACATTTGAAACCTGACGATTTTGCATTTAAAAAAATGCGTTATGAAATGATGAACACTTATGATTTTCAAAAGTATATTTATCAGCTTCAAATGTTCGCAAAAACTGCCCTGAAAGAAAGAATCGTTTTAAATATACGTTATGCTTCTGTATTTTGCCATTTGGTCGTGATGATGATAGGCATTCCTTTTGCTTTGGGGATAGGTCCGAGATTCGGTAAAATTTTAAGCTTTACGATGGCCGTGGTGGCTTCTTTCATTTATTGGGGTGTGCAGGCAATTACCCAGTCTTTAGGTGAAAATGCCATTCTCACGCCTTTTATGTCCGCATGGCTTCCAAATTTTATTTTCTTTGCCATAGGCATAGTTCTTCTCATACGCGTAAAAAAATAA
- a CDS encoding IS1595 family transposase produces the protein MVHASKAKHAMETESFKKPLKNIVEVDETYVGGKESNKHKDKRTQAYNKVQGDKAPILGMQELAGDLKLVHFEKTNRENIKPILNRHISKNATIHTDESPVYKFLKNRKFVNHHQKQYVNCSVTTNHIEGVFSHFKRNIKGIYHWCSKKHIQMYANMFCFRWNTRDFSLQDRITFFENISGKRIQYEELING, from the coding sequence TTGGTTCATGCTTCAAAGGCTAAGCATGCGATGGAGACGGAATCATTTAAAAAACCTCTTAAAAACATCGTTGAAGTGGATGAAACCTATGTCGGCGGTAAAGAAAGCAATAAACACAAAGACAAAAGAACTCAGGCATATAATAAAGTCCAGGGAGATAAGGCTCCAATCCTCGGAATGCAAGAATTAGCAGGGGATTTAAAACTTGTTCACTTTGAGAAAACAAACAGAGAGAATATTAAGCCTATCCTTAACCGGCACATATCCAAAAATGCTACTATACATACAGATGAAAGCCCGGTATATAAATTCTTAAAGAACCGGAAATTTGTAAATCATCATCAGAAACAGTATGTTAATTGCAGCGTAACAACAAATCATATTGAAGGTGTTTTTAGCCACTTTAAGAGGAATATAAAAGGCATATATCATTGGTGCAGCAAGAAGCATATTCAGATGTACGCTAATATGTTTTGCTTTAGGTGGAACACAAGAGATTTTAGTCTCCAAGATAGGATCACATTTTTTGAAAACATATCAGGTAAAAGAATCCAATATGAGGAGTTAATTAATGGATAA